The following proteins come from a genomic window of Methanosarcina sp. MTP4:
- a CDS encoding DMT family transporter, whose protein sequence is MEKRAYLLIIAGATLWGIIGFFVRGLYGFGFSPLQVVSLRVFAAALIMIVYLFFTRPELLKIRFRDSLYFVGTGIFSLAFFNFCYFSTMKETSIAVAVILLYTAPAFVAVLSRIFFGEKLGAKKVFSLGLTFAGCAFVTGYFPSFGASSSFSLSGLGLLTGIGSGLGYALYSIFGKAALEKYHTMTIATYTFVFASLALLPVSGLGNMGWAFSTASFWLYLLGLGLFPTVFAYILYTKGLEEVESSRASIVATVEPVVGTLVGVFFFGEMLSSWQLAGVLLVLVAVVLIQERK, encoded by the coding sequence ATGGAAAAAAGGGCTTATCTTTTGATTATTGCAGGGGCAACCCTCTGGGGAATTATAGGGTTCTTTGTCAGGGGGCTTTATGGTTTTGGTTTCAGTCCCCTGCAGGTGGTGTCTCTCCGGGTCTTTGCCGCAGCCTTGATCATGATCGTGTACCTTTTTTTCACCCGTCCCGAACTCTTGAAGATCAGGTTCCGGGACTCGCTTTATTTTGTGGGGACAGGCATCTTCAGTCTTGCGTTTTTTAATTTCTGCTACTTTAGCACCATGAAGGAAACTTCAATCGCAGTTGCCGTTATTTTGCTCTACACTGCCCCGGCTTTCGTAGCGGTCCTTTCCCGCATCTTTTTCGGGGAAAAGCTGGGAGCAAAAAAGGTCTTTTCCCTGGGGCTGACCTTTGCAGGCTGTGCTTTCGTTACCGGGTATTTTCCTTCCTTTGGGGCTTCCTCTTCTTTTTCCCTGTCCGGGCTCGGACTCCTTACCGGCATAGGGTCGGGTCTGGGATATGCCCTTTACAGCATCTTCGGGAAAGCCGCCCTTGAAAAGTACCATACCATGACCATTGCAACCTACACATTTGTTTTCGCAAGCCTGGCCCTGCTTCCGGTGAGCGGCCTTGGTAATATGGGCTGGGCCTTTTCAACCGCCAGTTTCTGGCTCTACCTTCTGGGGCTGGGGCTCTTTCCCACAGTCTTTGCCTATATCCTTTACACAAAAGGCCTTGAGGAGGTCGAGTCCAGCCGGGCATCCATTGTGGCTACGGTGGAACCGGTAGTCGGGACTCTGGTAGGGGTCTTTTTTTTCGGGGAAATGCTTTCCTCCTGGCAACTTGCAGGGGTCCTGCTCGTGCTTGTGGCTGTGGTGCTGATCCAGGAAAGAAAATAA
- a CDS encoding tRNA (cytidine(56)-2'-O)-methyltransferase: MKRIVLLRLGHRPERDKRITTHVGLTARLLGAEGMLLASNDPGIVKSLDGVVERWGGNFYVKNDVNFKQEIRKWKEEGGKVCHLSMYGVNLPDVTAELKQCEKLMLVVGAEKVPPEIYQLADWNVAVGSQPHSEVTALALTLDRIAEEDPLEKEFSDAELTIIPMECGKKVIENVRD; encoded by the coding sequence ATGAAACGGATAGTACTGCTCCGCCTGGGACATCGACCTGAAAGGGACAAAAGAATAACCACTCACGTAGGGCTCACAGCCCGGTTGCTGGGGGCCGAAGGGATGCTTCTGGCCTCAAATGACCCGGGGATTGTGAAAAGCCTTGATGGCGTTGTCGAGCGCTGGGGCGGGAATTTTTATGTTAAAAATGATGTGAACTTCAAACAGGAAATCCGGAAATGGAAAGAAGAAGGCGGGAAAGTCTGCCACCTCTCCATGTACGGGGTCAACCTCCCGGACGTCACTGCCGAACTTAAACAGTGTGAGAAACTGATGCTGGTCGTGGGCGCGGAAAAGGTCCCTCCTGAGATCTACCAGCTCGCTGACTGGAACGTGGCAGTGGGAAGCCAACCCCATTCCGAGGTAACAGCCCTGGCCCTGACCCTGGACAGGATTGCGGAAGAGGACCCGCTCGAAAAGGAATTCTCCGATGCGGAGTTGACCATCATACCTATGGAATGCGGTAAAAAGGTAATTGAAAACGTCAGGGACTGA
- a CDS encoding AMP phosphorylase: MQLKLQHFDIKIGQHKVMFNTADAKELGVNPGDRVRLRSHESITAIVDTTEDMVEPGTLGVFTEVYEHMEPGWDKPVEVFPALRSKSGAVIKKMMDKKRLTREEIYMVVNDVVEENLSDIELSAFMTASYIHGMSDDEIEWLTRAMIDTGDTIEFDTHPVMDKHSIGGVPGNKISLLVVPIVAANGLLIPKTSSRAITGAGGTADLMEVLSEVAFTSQEVKEISEKVGGALVWGGATNIAPADDKLIRAEYPLSIDPYCQMLASIMAKKGAIGAENLVIDIPTGPGTKVPNVQEGQKFARDLINLGHRLGMNVECAITYGSSPIGRTVGPALEVIEALKALQNFEGPNSLIEKSAALAGILLEMGGAAPRDHGKELAMETLRNGKAFEKMKEIIEAQGGDPNINPDNIPVGEYTADICASTDGYVIEFDNKWIVEIARLAGAPNDKGAGVRIHKKLGEAVKKGDPILTVYAEKEFKLDTALVTAQRSNPIVVEGMLLRRVPGGTFGFGG; encoded by the coding sequence ATGCAATTGAAACTACAGCATTTTGACATAAAAATCGGGCAGCATAAAGTGATGTTCAATACTGCCGACGCAAAGGAACTGGGGGTAAATCCCGGAGACAGGGTGCGTCTCAGGAGTCATGAGAGCATCACGGCCATCGTGGACACCACGGAAGATATGGTGGAGCCGGGTACCCTCGGGGTTTTCACCGAGGTCTATGAGCACATGGAACCTGGCTGGGATAAACCGGTGGAGGTTTTCCCGGCGCTTCGCTCTAAGTCGGGCGCGGTGATCAAGAAGATGATGGACAAGAAGCGCCTGACCCGGGAGGAGATCTACATGGTCGTAAACGATGTTGTGGAGGAAAACCTCAGCGATATCGAGCTTTCGGCCTTCATGACTGCTTCTTACATCCACGGTATGAGTGACGACGAGATCGAATGGCTGACAAGGGCTATGATCGATACCGGGGATACGATCGAGTTTGATACCCACCCGGTGATGGACAAACACTCCATCGGAGGCGTGCCCGGGAACAAGATTTCCCTCCTTGTAGTCCCGATAGTAGCCGCAAACGGGCTCCTTATCCCCAAGACAAGCTCCAGGGCTATTACCGGGGCAGGAGGGACCGCGGATCTTATGGAAGTGCTCTCCGAGGTCGCGTTTACTTCCCAGGAGGTCAAGGAAATTTCCGAGAAGGTAGGAGGTGCCCTCGTCTGGGGAGGAGCCACGAACATCGCCCCTGCGGACGATAAGCTCATCAGGGCGGAATACCCGCTTTCCATTGACCCCTACTGCCAGATGCTCGCTTCCATCATGGCAAAGAAAGGGGCAATTGGAGCGGAAAATCTGGTAATAGACATCCCCACGGGGCCCGGGACCAAGGTCCCAAATGTGCAGGAAGGACAGAAGTTCGCAAGGGACCTGATAAACCTCGGCCACAGGCTCGGGATGAACGTGGAATGTGCCATCACCTACGGCTCGTCTCCCATAGGCAGGACGGTAGGCCCGGCGCTGGAGGTCATTGAGGCTCTGAAAGCACTCCAAAACTTTGAAGGCCCGAACAGCCTGATCGAAAAGAGTGCGGCGCTTGCGGGCATCCTGCTCGAGATGGGAGGAGCTGCCCCGAGAGACCATGGCAAGGAACTTGCAATGGAGACTCTCAGGAACGGCAAAGCCTTTGAGAAGATGAAGGAAATCATCGAAGCCCAGGGCGGGGACCCGAACATCAACCCTGATAACATCCCTGTCGGGGAGTATACCGCTGACATCTGTGCCAGCACTGACGGCTATGTGATCGAGTTTGACAACAAGTGGATTGTCGAGATTGCAAGGCTTGCCGGAGCCCCGAACGACAAGGGTGCAGGCGTCAGGATCCACAAGAAACTCGGGGAAGCCGTAAAGAAAGGTGACCCTATCCTCACCGTCTATGCGGAAAAGGAATTCAAGCTCGACACTGCACTGGTCACTGCCCAGCGCTCGAACCCGATAGTAGTCGAGGGCATGCTGCTCAGGAGAGTTCCCGGAGGAACCTTTGGGTTTGGCGGGTGA
- a CDS encoding acetate--CoA ligase family protein: protein MSSNDIDFFFNPRSIALVGASPKPSSLSYTILESLDKIGFDGKIYPINPKYEEIGGLRCYASLGEIDDIIDIAVLSVPAPGIIEVMNEDFENVRGAVVVSSGFKEIKGEGEKLEAELKRLAEAKGIRVIGPNCLGIYDTISKLDTFFITRERVKRPDRGGLSILTQSGSFASMIVDEIASEGIGIARIVSYGNKVDVDETDCLAFLSEDEATKYVVLYVESVEDGARFLDVASHCTKTKPVVAVKVGKRDTGLKATASHTGAAASRYEAYEAAFRKAGIIEVDGYEGLKDACRVLNSYSPGRGKRILIITNGGGIGIGIADACESLGLSVPQFSGERTNHLKSKLPSFAAVGNPIDITGNGWDDHYADALKEGFGTEYDIAIVAVLWGPPLLSEGIVDKLKAVADEYDKPVLICSPGGNFTRKMSGEFERKGLPVFVTPESAARAAAILAGGRKVNGR from the coding sequence ATGAGTTCAAATGATATTGACTTCTTTTTTAATCCCCGGTCTATTGCTCTGGTAGGGGCTTCCCCTAAACCCAGTAGCCTTTCCTATACCATACTCGAGAGCCTTGATAAAATCGGGTTTGATGGAAAAATCTATCCGATAAACCCCAAGTACGAAGAAATCGGAGGGCTCAGGTGCTATGCATCCCTCGGGGAAATTGATGACATAATTGACATTGCCGTCCTTTCGGTCCCGGCTCCGGGCATAATCGAGGTTATGAATGAAGATTTCGAAAACGTCAGGGGGGCTGTAGTGGTTAGTTCCGGTTTCAAGGAAATCAAAGGAGAAGGGGAAAAGCTTGAAGCCGAACTGAAAAGGCTGGCAGAGGCTAAAGGAATCAGGGTTATAGGCCCGAACTGCCTGGGCATCTACGACACCATTTCAAAACTGGACACTTTTTTCATAACGCGGGAACGGGTTAAGCGCCCGGACAGGGGTGGGCTTTCCATCCTTACCCAGAGCGGCTCTTTTGCTTCCATGATCGTGGACGAGATCGCTTCGGAAGGTATAGGAATCGCAAGGATCGTAAGCTACGGGAACAAGGTGGACGTGGACGAGACCGACTGCCTGGCTTTCCTCTCCGAAGACGAGGCCACGAAGTATGTGGTGCTCTACGTGGAATCCGTGGAAGACGGTGCACGCTTCCTTGATGTTGCTTCCCACTGCACTAAAACGAAGCCAGTAGTTGCGGTCAAGGTGGGGAAGAGGGATACAGGGCTCAAGGCCACGGCTTCCCATACCGGGGCTGCAGCAAGCAGGTATGAGGCTTATGAAGCTGCCTTCCGGAAAGCCGGCATCATCGAGGTGGACGGCTATGAGGGACTCAAAGACGCCTGCAGGGTTCTGAACTCCTACAGTCCGGGCCGTGGGAAGCGGATCCTTATCATCACAAACGGAGGCGGGATCGGGATCGGGATTGCCGATGCCTGTGAAAGCCTGGGCCTTTCCGTGCCTCAGTTTTCCGGAGAAAGAACAAATCACCTGAAATCGAAACTCCCTTCCTTTGCAGCCGTGGGAAACCCCATCGACATTACCGGAAACGGCTGGGACGACCATTATGCCGATGCCCTTAAAGAAGGGTTCGGGACCGAATACGACATCGCCATAGTGGCCGTGCTCTGGGGACCTCCCCTGCTGAGCGAAGGGATTGTCGATAAGCTGAAAGCCGTTGCAGATGAATACGACAAGCCGGTACTTATCTGCTCTCCGGGCGGGAATTTCACCCGGAAGATGTCCGGGGAGTTCGAAAGAAAAGGCCTGCCGGTCTTCGTCACTCCGGAAAGCGCGGCAAGGGCAGCTGCGATCCTGGCCGGGGGCAGGAAAGTGAACGGGCGGTAA